A genome region from Brassica oleracea var. oleracea cultivar TO1000 chromosome C2, BOL, whole genome shotgun sequence includes the following:
- the LOC106324776 gene encoding probable NAD(P)H dehydrogenase (quinone) FQR1-like 3: protein MAVTKIYIVYYSLHGHVETMAREVLRGANEVPDVEATLWQIPETLPEKILEKVQAAPRPDDVPEIQGEQLGEADGFMFGFPSRFGVMASQVMTFFDNTSDLWTSQALAGKPAGIFWSTGFHGGGQELTALTAVTKLAHHGMIFVPLGYTFGKGMYEMGEVKGGSPYGSGTYAADGSREPTELEIEQANYHGKYFAGIAKKLKKRSPV, encoded by the exons ATGGCTGTCACCAAGATTTATATAGT GTACTATTCGTTGCACGGCCACGTGGAGACAATGGCAAGAGAGGTACTCAGAGGAGCGAACGAAGTTCCAGACGTGGAGGCAACTCTCTGGCAAATACCAGAGACGTTACCTGAGAAGATACTTGAGAAAGTGCAGGCTGCTCCAAGACCGGACGATGTGCCGGAGATTCAAGGGGAGCAGCTTGGTGAAGCCGATGGGTTCATGTTCGGTTTCCCTTCCAGGTTTGGAGTGATGGCGTCACAGGTCATGACGTTCTTTGACAACACAAGTGATCTCTGGACTTCACAGGCTCTCGCTGGGAAACCTGCCGGGATCTTCTGGAGTACGGGGTTCCACGGTGGAGGTCAAGAACTCACTGC ATTGACGGCAGTGACGAAACTGGCTCATCATGGCATGATATTTGTACCGTTAGGGTACACGTTTGGTAAAGGTATGTATGAGATGGGAGAGGTGAAAGGTGGTTCGCCGTATGGATCAGGGACTTATGCAGCTGATGGGTCGCGCGAGCCGACTGAGCTGGAGATTGAGCAGGCAAATTACCATGGTAAGTACTTTGCAGGAATAGCCAAGAAACTCAAGAAGCGGTCTCCTGTCTAG
- the LOC106325973 gene encoding dehydrodolichyl diphosphate synthase 5-like yields MEQMVYIVSVVFTCLALLIIPVIIVTRRLSVRLSFKNILRFIKLVASQLDDEEENNEKSGTIGEEDKRRRLPKHVAIILDGNRRWAEKRGLGTSEGHQAGARRLIENAKDCFAMGINTVSLFAFSTENWARPEDEVNGLMALFEKHLRSEMAFFRSDKIKISVIGNRTKISQSLLGLITEAEEATKNYEEKHLIIAIDYSGRFDILQACKSLAEKAKNGLIQVEDIDEDVMEKELMTNCSEFPNPDLLIRTSGEQRISNFFLWQSAYTELYFPNVLWPDFGESEYLEALTWYQQRQRRFGLRV; encoded by the exons ATGGAACAAATGGTGTATATAGTCTCTGTTGTTTTCACTTGTCTTGCTCTACTTATCATCCCGGTTATCATCGTAACTCGGCGTCTTAGTGTTCGTCTCTCCTTCAAAAACATCCTCAGATTCATTAAACTCGTAGCTTCTCAACTTGATGATGAGGAAGAGAATAACGAGAAAAG TGGTACAATAGGAGAGGAAGATAAACGCCGGAGACTGCCAAAGCACGTGGCGATTATATTGGACGGGAACAGACGCTGGGCGGAGAAACGAGGTCTCGGTACATCGGAAGGCCACCAGGCCGGAGCGAGGAGGCTTATAGAGAATGCTAAGGACTGTTTCGCTATGGGGATAAACACTGTCTCACTCTTTGCTTTCTCCACCGAAAATTGGGCAAGACCTGAG GATGAAGTTAACGGCCTGATGGCCCTGTTTGAGAAACATTTGAGGTCTGAGATGGCTTTCTTCCGAAG TGATAAAATCAAGATCTCGGTGATTGGAAACCGGACGAAAATCTCCCAATCGCTTCTAGGTTTGATAACAGAAGCAGAGGAAGCTACAAAGAACTACGAAGAGAAGCATCTCATTATAGCAATAGACTATAGTGGAAGATTTGATATTTTACAAGCGTGCAAAAGTCTTGCAGAAAAGGCGAAAAACGGGCTGATCCAAGTAGAGGACATTGACGAGGATGTGATGGAGAAAGAGTTGATGACAAACTGTAGTGAGTTCCCAAACCCTGACCTATTGATTAGAACGAGCGGAGAGCAAAGGATCAGTAACTTCTTCTTATGGCAATCTGCTTACACTGAGCTCTACTTTCCTAACGTTCTATGGCCTGACTTCGGCGAGTCTGAGTATCTTGAGGCCTTGACTTGGTATCAGCAAAGGCAGAGGCGATTCGGTCTACGAGTTTAG
- the LOC106322907 gene encoding dehydrodolichyl diphosphate synthase 4-like — MLSLLCCFLSLLSFLVHSCLRLWTQAKKSLKDEKEIDEGTYVAGEEGTPKGLLRELMPRHVAVIMDGNRRWAERAGLLTSQGHEAGAKRLIEFSELCFKLGIETVSAFAFSTENWGRHKIEVKCLMSLFQRYLKSKIQFFQSEEIRVSVIGNLEKIPESLLGTIKETEQATKRYKKKHLILAIDYSGRSDILHACKSIVKKSQQGLIRGEDVDETLFERELLTKCTEFPSPDLLIRTSGEQRISNFLLWQLAYTELFFSPVLWPDFDKDRVIEALVSYQRRERRFGCRI; from the exons ATGTTGTCTCTGCTCTGTTGCTTTCTGTCTCTCCTCTCTTTTCTTGTACATTCTTGTCTCCGACTATGGACTCAAGCTAAAAAATCTCTGAAAGATGAAAAGGAAAT TGACGAGGGAACTTATGTGGCTGGAGAGGAGGGGACACCTAAAGGGCTTCTGAGAGAGCTAATGCCGAGGCACGTAGCAGTGATAATGGATGGAAACCGGAGATGGGCCGAACGGGCTGGATTGCTGACGTCACAAGGCCATGAAGCCGGAGCCAAACGGCTGATAGAGTTCTCTGAGCTCTGCTTCAAACTAGGGATAGAAACAGTGTCAGCGTTTGCTTTCTCCACTGAGAATTGGGGAAGACACAAG ATCGAAGTTAAATGCTTGATGTCTTTGTTCCAACGATACCTCAAGTCAAAGATCCAATTTTTCCAAAG TGAGGAAATAAGAGTTTCTGTTATTGGAAATCTTGAAAAGATCCCGGAATCTCTCCTCGGAACAATCAAAGAGACAGAGCAAGCTACGAAGAGGTACAAGAAGAAGCATCTCATCTTGGCCATAGATTACAGCGGGAGATCTGATATCTTGCACGCTTGCAAGAGCATTGTGAAGAAATCACAACAAGGTTTGATCCGAGGGGAAGACGTGGACGAGACGTTATTCGAGAGAGAGCTTCTGACAAAGTGTACTGAGTTCCCAAGTCCAGATCTCTTGATTAGGACAAGTGGGGAACAGAGGATTAGTAACTTCTTATTGTGGCAGCTCGCTTATACCGAGCTCTTCTTCTCACCGGTCCTTTGGCCTGACTTTGACAAGGATAGGGTTATAGAGGCCTTGGTTTCGTATCAACGCAGGGAAAGACGATTTGGCTGTCGGATTTGA
- the LOC106322906 gene encoding LOW QUALITY PROTEIN: dehydrodolichyl diphosphate synthase 2-like (The sequence of the model RefSeq protein was modified relative to this genomic sequence to represent the inferred CDS: deleted 2 bases in 1 codon), with the protein MLSLRAPPTSFNCRRFHAGALERRWRLGRDCFLSFSHLRGIGLGVRSAKSEMAPFTAAEEENLPEGLQPELMPKHVAVIMDGNGRWAKNKGLQPWDGHRAGVEALREIVELCGKWGIQVLTVFAFSTDNWIRPKIEIDFLLNLFERTLKSELETLAKNNVRISIIGDSSKLPKSLLKVINEVEEVTNKNNTRLQLIVAVGYSGKYDVLQACRGIAQRMKDGEIEVEEIDERLIEQELETNCTEFPYPDLLIRTSGELRVSNFLLWQLAYTELFFAQELWPDFGRSGFIEALMSFQQRQRRFGGRKS; encoded by the exons ATGTTATCCCTTCGTGCTCCTCCTACATCTTTTAACTGCCGGCGGTTTCACGCCGGAGCTTTAGAGCGGCGATGGAGGCTAGGTAGAGACTGCTTCCTCTCTTTCTCGCATCTTAGAGGAATCGGACTCGGAGTCAGATCTGCCAAGTCGGAGATGGCGCCGTTTACAGCGGCGGAGGAAGAAAATCTGCCGGAGGGACTCCAGCCTGAGCTCATGCCGAAGCACGTGGCGGTTATAATGGACGGGAACGGGAGATGGGCGAAGAACAAAGGTCTTCAACCGTGGGACGGTCACAGAGCGGGCGTTGAAGCTTTGAGAGAGATCGTTGAGCTTTGCGGCAAATGGGGAATTCAAGTTCTCACAGTCTTCGCCTTCTCCACCGATAACTGGATTAGACCAAAG ATAGAGATTGATTTCTTGTTGAATTTGTTCGAGAGAACGCTCAAATCAGAGCTTGAGACCTTAGCCAA GAACAATGTTCGTATATCTATTATTGGAGATTCATCGAAACTTCCAAAATCTCTTCTAAAAGTGATAAACGAAGTTGAGGAAGTTACAAAT AAGAACAACACGAGGCTTCAGCTAATAGTAGCCGTTGGTTACAGCGGTAAATACGATGTTTTACAAGCGTGTAGAGGCATTGCGCAGAGGATGAAAGACGGTGAGATCGAAGTTGAGGAGATAGACGAGAGACTCATCGAGCAAGAACTGGAGACTAACTGTACTGAGTTTCCTTATCCGGATTTGCTGATAAGAACGAGTGGTGAGCTAAGAGTGAGTAACTTCTTGTTGTGGCAATTGGCTTATACTGAGCTCTTCTTTGCTCAAGAACTCTGGCCTGATTTTGGGAGAAGCGGTTTTATCGAAGCCTTGATGTCGTTTCAGCAGAGACAGCGACGCTTTGGTGGTCGAAAATCTTGA
- the LOC106322698 gene encoding protein DAMAGED DNA-BINDING 2 codes for MGLTRNRRKKEPEIVIARDTESSSSEEEEEEDDDDYPLSESEKGDEAVKIELEKSKAKGKAPITVKLKKVCKVCKQPGHEAGFKGATYIDCPMKPCFLCKMPGHTTMSCPHRVVTDHRILPTSHRNTKNPIDFVFMRQLQPRIPPIKPPYVIPDQVHCAVIRYHSRRVTCLEFHPTRNNILLSGDKKGQIGVWDFAKVYEKSVYGNIHSVQVNNMRFSPTNDDMVYSASSDGNIGYTDLETGTSSTLLNLNPNGWQGPTTWKMLYGLDINSDKGLVLAADNFGLLHMIDHRSNNVTGEPILIHKKGSKVVGLDCNPVHPELLLSCGNDHFARIWDMRKLQPGESLNDLAHKRVVNSAYFSPSSGTKILTTSQDNRIRVWDSIFGDLDSPSREIVHSHDFNRHLTPFKAEWDPKDASESLIVVGRYISENYNGAALHPIDFIDSSNGQLVAEVMDPNITTITPVNKLHPRDDVLASGSSRSLFIWRPEEKTEMVEEKEKKEKKIVICYGDSDKKGKKQKRGSDDEDEDDDMFSSKGKNIKAKAKTTKSTRRTKA; via the exons ATGGGTTTAACGAGGAACAGAAGAAAAAAGGAACCAGAAATCGTCATTGCCAGGGATACAGAGTCAAGTTCGTCCGAAGAGGAAGAAGAAGAAGATGATGATGATTACCCTTTGTCGGAGTCTGAGAAAGGAGATGAAGCGGTCAAAATCGAATTGGAGAAGAGTAAAGCAAAAGGGAAAGCACCCATTACCGTTAAGCTCAAGAAAGTTTGCAAA GTCTGTAAACAGCCTGGTCATGAAGCTGGGTTTAAAGGAGCAACTTATATCGATTGTCCTATGAAACCTTGCTTCTTATGTAAAATGCCTG GTCACACCACAATGTCATGTCCTCATAGAGTGGTTACTGACCATAGGATACTCCCAACTTCTCATAGGAATACAAAGAACCCTATAGACTTTGTGTTCATGCGTCAGCTCCAACCGAGGATTCCACCG ATTAAACCACCGTATGTGATCCCGGATCAAGTGCATTGTGCAGTTATTCGATACCACAGCAGACGTGTTACATGTTTGGAGTTTCACCCAACAAGGAACAACATTCTTCTCTCTGGAGATAAG AAAGGGCAAATTGGAGTCTGGGATTTTGCTAAAGTGTATGAGAAGAGTGTGTACGGAAACATACACTCTGTACAAGTTAATAATATGCG GTTTAGTCCCACAAATGATGACATGGTTTATTCCGCATCCTCTGATGGAAATATTGGTTACACTGACTTGGAAACTGGAACTTCATCAACTTTGCTGAATCTCAACCCCAATGGATGGCAG GGCCCAACTACTTGGAAAATGCTGTACGGTTTGGATATAAACTCGGATAAAGGTTTGGTCCTAGCTGCTGATAATTTCGGGTTACTTCACAT GATCGACCACCGGTCCAATAACGTAACGGGAGAGCCCATTTTGATACACAAGAAAGGTAGCAAAGTTGTTGGCCTTGACTGCAACCCGGTTCACCCTGAGCTTCTTCTTAGCTGTGGAAACGATCATTTT GCAAGAATCTGGGACATGCGTAAACTACAACCTGGAGAATCTCTTAATGATCTTGCGCACAAGCGAGTAGTCAACTCCGCTTATTTCTCTCCATCATCAGGCACAAAGATTCTCACAACCTCGCAGGACAACCGTATTCGAGTATGGGACTCTATCTTTGGGGACTTGGATTCCCCAAGCCGAGAGATTGTTCATAGCCATGATTTCAATAGGCATTTGACACCGTTCAAAGCTGAATGGGATCCTAAG GATGCCTCGGAGTCACTCATTGTGGTTGGTCGTTACATAAGTGAAAACTACAACGGAGCTGCTCTCCACCCAATAGACTTCATCGATTCAAGCAACGGACAGTTGGTTGCAGAGGTCATGGATCCGAACATAACGACTATTACTCCAGTCAACAAGTTGCATCCTCGCGACGATGTTTTAGCCTCTGGAAGCTCAAG GTCGCTGTTCATTTGGCGGCCAGAAGAGAAGACGGAGATGGTTGAGGAGAAGGAGAAGAAGGAGAAGAAGATTGTTATATGTTATGGTGACAGCGATAAGAAAGGCAAAAAGCAAAAGCGTGGCAGCGATGATGAAGATGAGGATGACGATATGTTTAGCTCTAAAGGCAAAAACATTAAGGCTAAAGCCAAAACAACCAAATCTACTCGCAGGACAAAAGCTTAA
- the LOC106327515 gene encoding uncharacterized protein LOC106327515 isoform X1, giving the protein MKHKSQQQKRKKKRSSGGGAAASDGNKKDVEEEERKDVGGESEKVEKQNIDSLMEAFCSVSVEEATAAYREAGGDLNRAADVLSNLVDDDPSTISVASGSSGQETGSTSEYGAGSSSSCGEDLTRERWFKGGKQNRVIAATGMVSSVIAKDYLKKKEFPLAERSYEVCGNGKKAGDREKAEQFLSSMLGDDCELSMAVVRDVLCQCGYDVDMALNVLLDMSSSSTDDSLSGRCSGIGFSDSQPAESSFDIDTSESEPSFWGGYSQRDYSKALMSSADPFATSQGSSADPFATSYGSSDSEPCLPQKVLESLFNIPRSPKHEPKAMNWRNVAKKMQSLGSIDGSSSSGEGSQPNTLVKDDGYHELRKGANDQWNVTKSYYQKAAEAYSKGGRAHAAYLSEKGRAASKLAQRADERASKDIFVARNKGIENVITIDLHGQHVKQAMKLLKMHLLLGSYVPSIQTLRVITGCGSHGFGKSKVKQSVTNLLEREGVRYCEENKGTLLIKLEGCSREFSFLDTESDSE; this is encoded by the exons ATGAAGCACAAGAGCCAGCAGCAGAAGAGGAAGAAGAAGAGGTCTTCCGGCGGTGGAGCGGCGGCGTCAGACGGGAACAAAAAAGACGTGGAGGAAGAAGAGAGGAAGGACGTTGGAGGAGAATCAGAAAAAGTCGAAAAGCAAAATATCGATTCGTTGATGGAAGCCTTCTGCTCCGTTTCGGTGGAGGAAGCGACGGCTGCTTATAGAGAAGCGGGAGGAGATCTGAACAGAGCAGCGGACGTTTTGTCGAATCTGGTGGATGATGATCCGTCCACGATCTCGGTCGCGAGCGGGTCCTCGGGTCAGGAGACCGGGTCTACCTCTGAGTACGGGGCTGGGTCAAGCTCGAGCTGCGGGGAGGATTTGACGAGAGAGAGGTGGTTTAAGGGAGGGAAGCAGAATAGAGTTATTGCTGCCACGGGGATGGTGTCTTCTGTGATTGCAAAGGATTACTTGAAGAAGAAAGAGTTTCCTTTGGCTGAAAGGTCTTATGAGGTTTGTGGGAACGGGAAGAAAGCTGGGGATAGAGAGAAAGCTGAACAGTTTCTGAGTTCAATGCTTGGAGATGATTGTGAGCTTAGCATGGCTGTTGTTAGAGATGTCCTCT GTCAATGTGGCTACGATGTTGACATG GCCTTGAATGTCTTGCTTGACATGTCTTCTTCATCAACTGATGATTCTCTAAGTGGTAGATGTTCCGGCATAGGATTCAGCGATAGT CAGCCGGCCGAGTCATCATTTGATATTGATACTTCCGAAAGTGAACCAAGTTTCTGGGGAGGCTATAGTCAAAG GGATTACTCGAAAGCTCTCATGAGTTCTGCAGATCCTTTTGCAACTAGCCAAGGAAGTTCTGCAGATCCTTTTGCTACTAGCTACGGAAGTTCTGATTCTGAGCCTTGTCTTCCTCAAAAGGTGTTGGAGTCTCTGTTCAACATTCCCCGGAGTCCTAAACACGAACCAAAGGCGATGAATTGGAGAAATGTCGCAAAGAAAATGCAATCACTTGGTAGCATTGATGGTTCTTCTTCTAGTGGAGAAGGGTCTCAGCCTAATACTTTAG TGAAGGATGATGGATATCATGAACTTAGAAAAGGTGCAAATGACCAGTGGAATGTGACTAAGTCCTACTATCAAAAA GCTGCAGAAGCATATTCGAAAGGAGGGAGGGCTCATGCGGCTTACCTTTCTGAGAAG GGGAGAGCAGCATCTAAACTAGCTCAACGGGCAGATGAGAGGGCAAGCAAAGATATATTCGTTGCGAG AAACAAGGGCATAGAGAATGTGATAACCATTGATCTGCATGGTCAGCACGTTAAACAAGCAATGAAGCTCTTGAAGATGCATCTCTTACTCGGATCATATGTCCCTT CCATCCAGACACTACGAGTGATCACAGGATGTGGGTCTCATGGGTTTGGGAAGTCAAAAGTGAAACAATCG GTGACAAACCTGCTAGAAAGGGAAGGAGTTAGGTATTGTGAAGAGAACAAAGGGACATTGCTGATCAAGCTTGAGGGATGTAGTAGAGAGTTCAGTTTCTTAGACACAGAGAGTGACTCTGAGTAA
- the LOC106327515 gene encoding uncharacterized protein LOC106327515 isoform X2: MKHKSQQQKRKKKRSSGGGAAASDGNKKDVEEEERKDVGGESEKVEKQNIDSLMEAFCSVSVEEATAAYREAGGDLNRAADVLSNLVDDDPSTISVASGSSGQETGSTSEYGAGSSSSCGEDLTRERWFKGGKQNRVIAATGMVSSVIAKDYLKKKEFPLAERSYEVCGNGKKAGDREKAEQFLSSMLGDDCELSMAVVRDVLCQCGYDVDMALNVLLDMSSSSTDDSLSGRCSGIGFSDSPAESSFDIDTSESEPSFWGGYSQRDYSKALMSSADPFATSQGSSADPFATSYGSSDSEPCLPQKVLESLFNIPRSPKHEPKAMNWRNVAKKMQSLGSIDGSSSSGEGSQPNTLVKDDGYHELRKGANDQWNVTKSYYQKAAEAYSKGGRAHAAYLSEKGRAASKLAQRADERASKDIFVARNKGIENVITIDLHGQHVKQAMKLLKMHLLLGSYVPSIQTLRVITGCGSHGFGKSKVKQSVTNLLEREGVRYCEENKGTLLIKLEGCSREFSFLDTESDSE, translated from the exons ATGAAGCACAAGAGCCAGCAGCAGAAGAGGAAGAAGAAGAGGTCTTCCGGCGGTGGAGCGGCGGCGTCAGACGGGAACAAAAAAGACGTGGAGGAAGAAGAGAGGAAGGACGTTGGAGGAGAATCAGAAAAAGTCGAAAAGCAAAATATCGATTCGTTGATGGAAGCCTTCTGCTCCGTTTCGGTGGAGGAAGCGACGGCTGCTTATAGAGAAGCGGGAGGAGATCTGAACAGAGCAGCGGACGTTTTGTCGAATCTGGTGGATGATGATCCGTCCACGATCTCGGTCGCGAGCGGGTCCTCGGGTCAGGAGACCGGGTCTACCTCTGAGTACGGGGCTGGGTCAAGCTCGAGCTGCGGGGAGGATTTGACGAGAGAGAGGTGGTTTAAGGGAGGGAAGCAGAATAGAGTTATTGCTGCCACGGGGATGGTGTCTTCTGTGATTGCAAAGGATTACTTGAAGAAGAAAGAGTTTCCTTTGGCTGAAAGGTCTTATGAGGTTTGTGGGAACGGGAAGAAAGCTGGGGATAGAGAGAAAGCTGAACAGTTTCTGAGTTCAATGCTTGGAGATGATTGTGAGCTTAGCATGGCTGTTGTTAGAGATGTCCTCT GTCAATGTGGCTACGATGTTGACATG GCCTTGAATGTCTTGCTTGACATGTCTTCTTCATCAACTGATGATTCTCTAAGTGGTAGATGTTCCGGCATAGGATTCAGCGATAGT CCGGCCGAGTCATCATTTGATATTGATACTTCCGAAAGTGAACCAAGTTTCTGGGGAGGCTATAGTCAAAG GGATTACTCGAAAGCTCTCATGAGTTCTGCAGATCCTTTTGCAACTAGCCAAGGAAGTTCTGCAGATCCTTTTGCTACTAGCTACGGAAGTTCTGATTCTGAGCCTTGTCTTCCTCAAAAGGTGTTGGAGTCTCTGTTCAACATTCCCCGGAGTCCTAAACACGAACCAAAGGCGATGAATTGGAGAAATGTCGCAAAGAAAATGCAATCACTTGGTAGCATTGATGGTTCTTCTTCTAGTGGAGAAGGGTCTCAGCCTAATACTTTAG TGAAGGATGATGGATATCATGAACTTAGAAAAGGTGCAAATGACCAGTGGAATGTGACTAAGTCCTACTATCAAAAA GCTGCAGAAGCATATTCGAAAGGAGGGAGGGCTCATGCGGCTTACCTTTCTGAGAAG GGGAGAGCAGCATCTAAACTAGCTCAACGGGCAGATGAGAGGGCAAGCAAAGATATATTCGTTGCGAG AAACAAGGGCATAGAGAATGTGATAACCATTGATCTGCATGGTCAGCACGTTAAACAAGCAATGAAGCTCTTGAAGATGCATCTCTTACTCGGATCATATGTCCCTT CCATCCAGACACTACGAGTGATCACAGGATGTGGGTCTCATGGGTTTGGGAAGTCAAAAGTGAAACAATCG GTGACAAACCTGCTAGAAAGGGAAGGAGTTAGGTATTGTGAAGAGAACAAAGGGACATTGCTGATCAAGCTTGAGGGATGTAGTAGAGAGTTCAGTTTCTTAGACACAGAGAGTGACTCTGAGTAA
- the LOC106323353 gene encoding uncharacterized protein LOC106323353 produces the protein MLGLREQLHTYLRCIVRDGRTALFWFDFWTDLGPLILLFESSGPVSLRIPLNATVTQAVHTGPWNLPPARSDYAETLQIVLSTTDVPSDSNGNDVYLWRARSGGFGASFSSPATWERLRTPKPQVQWHSTVWFREEIPRCSFTTWTATLGRLPTRDRLISWGLSLPPGCVLCSNAIESHSHLFFECSFAAVAWNRFRGRFLASPPPSVAAVVDLCRHLQGPHASRVAVVMKLLNQVIIYNLWRERNARIFRDVSMTQEAFYKVVDRGIKDRLLSLPSVSASSPSLLELYFWIVSPYS, from the coding sequence ATGCTAGGGCTGAGAGAGCAGCTCCACACTTATCTCCGTTGCATTGTCCGCGATGGAAGAACAGCTCTGTTCTGGTTCGATTTCTGGACCGACCTTGGTCCTTTAATTCTCCTCTTCGAAAGCTCAGGGCCTGTCTCGCTCAGGATTCCCCTTAACGCTACGGTTACGCAAGCTGTACACACTGGTCCCTGGAACCTTCCTCCTGCTAGATCTGATTATGCAGAGACGCTACAAATTGTTTTATCAACAACTGACGTTCCAAGTGACTCCAACGGAAATGATGTCTATCTATGGCGAGCTCGTTCTGGTGGTTTTGGTGCGTCTTTCTCCTCTCCGGCTACGTGGGAGAGGCTTCGTACTCCTAAGCCCCAAGTCCAGTGGCACTCAACGGTGTGGTTTAGGGAGGAGATTCCCCGGTGTTCCTTTACCACTTGGACTGCCACTCTTGGTAGACTCCCAACTCGAGACAGACTGATCTCCTGGGGACTTTCTCTTCCTCCAGGTTGTGTTTTATGTTCAAATGCTATTGAATCTCACTCCCATCTTTTCTTTGAGTGCTCGTTTGCTGCTGTTGCTTGGAATCGTTTTCGTGGCAGGTTTTTGGCGTCTCCCCCTCCTTCTGTCGCAGCAGTGGTGGATCTCTGTCGTCATCTTCAAGGTCCGCATGCATCTAGGGTTGCAGTGGTGATGAAGCTTCTCAACCAAGTCATTATCTATAACCTGTGGCGTGAACGGAATGCCCGCATATTCAGAGACGTATCGATGACTCAGGAGGCATTCTATAAGGTGGTGGATCGTGGCATCAAGGATCGGTTGCTGTCTCTCCCGTCAGTCTCTGCTTCCTCTCCCTCGCTTCTCGAATTGTACTTTTGGATTGTCTCCCCCTACAGTTAA